From the genome of Primulina huaijiensis isolate GDHJ02 chromosome 11, ASM1229523v2, whole genome shotgun sequence:
TACGATGTTacgattatgaaaagcatgttgtatttatatgttatgttttcgaaaatgttataaaattttatgttgtgttCGAAATTCCCctatttactgagtatttcccaaaatactcatccCCTTACTTTCCCCTCCCAGATAAGTCCGAAGAACAGGTTGAGGATGAAGAATCCGAGcagttctggggatggtgaatcTCAAGAATTAGATTAAGTTTAAGTTAGTATTAATATGCAGTTTTACGTTTCCACATTTATTTCTGTTGTTTAGAAATTTTTGGTTGTAAAAGACAATGTTTTCTTTGAGTTGAAATCATGATATATAAACTGGTtcggtttatactgtgctacgaAAGGCTCGTtgtttcgattgtgtgattgttaaacaacgccggtgtcaatccCGAGTTTCGAGGCGTGACAACTGCTCTTAATTTTCAACGCTCATAATTTAATTACATCCATCCAAGTTAATGGCGTGACAACGGCTCTTAATTTTCAACGCTCATAATTTAATTACATCCATCCAAGTTAATCATTATTTACATAACACGTCCTTTTCACGTAATTCTAACTACTGTTTGATAAGTAGAACGATAGATATTCGCAAAAGACTTCATTGTATTTGTCTTATCTAATTTTTACTCGAGTTTTATAATAATAGATGTTAAAATAGTTATATTCTCCTTATCTCTTAACTTAATTATAATCTCACATAACAAACTTCAAATAAAGTAAGGTGTTATTATAAGTATCATTattgtaaataattaaatacataaatGGATATAGATATGATagtaaattaatatatatagatatagatacaCATATTCGacgaaaacaaaaaataaaataaaaaaattatccgGTCTACAGAAAACCAGACACATCGTGCAACATGTGGAACACATCAAATATCGTTCCCTAGGGATCAGATCACTGATATCTCAAGAAACTGACAATTACACAAATAATAAACAATATCGAGAGTATGAGAGAACAATTCCTTATTACAACAACGTCATCAATGGAAAAATGGTAATTTTAATAATGTAAATTGGTTTTTTTTCGTTATAGTCCAATAATTTGTNtttgttttgttcttttttttcccctttaaGAAACcactaaatttattaaatatgatttattgGACACTAATTCTCTAATACATGTCACATGTACCGAGAATAAAACTTAtattacatattttaaaatatacataaacaaaaataaaattaaacaacaaattttttcctctcattttaaaatatcgaaAGTCATTttgctttattatttttattctcgGAACTTCTTCATAGTGACTCCCTTCCATACCTCATTTCAGAAAGAACTTCAAAGTGACTCTATTTCATTATATCATATCCATATTAGTAGATGAATTTTAATGTGATCAATATGATCTTTATTCTGACTACATGTGTCACATAGGATCGATAATCACTGTGAATTGTTGTTTCAGGCAAAAAAAGAGAGACTAAAAGcaaaaaaataattctagttaatgtatgaaaatcaaattttaataagttACATGACAAAAATCTAAAACATTTCAACTTATATgaataaaacccaaaatatttcaatttacaAGACGCTTTTAATTTGCCTCATGATTAATAATTACAgattcaattttaagttgtgtACAAATTCCTATAATATACTATTGCCTGCGTGCTCtcaatttaatttcttattctGTACGTACGTAACAAATATCCATATTGAAGCTATAGCTGTTTACTAAAATATAATAgcaaattaaatgttttatcgaAAAATCAAACAATTATTGACCTGCTTTTGAAATCTATCCCAAGTTCCAAAATGTCGGTCAGTTGCGGGCCTGAACTTTATTCAGACTCGGTGTAAATTGTAAACAGCGTATTAGAAAATATGAAGTAGACCAGACACTTCAAAAGGTTTAACTTTAAAGTTTAAGTGTGATTAATCTTATATAcattcttaaaaaatatataaataaaggaATACtctcattattttatatttaaacacTTTAGCTTTCAGATAACTtcatctttaaattattttttgacttGAACTTCGGAGTGTCTACGCTGATCAAACCTCGACACCTTTGACTTTTGTTTGTGACGCAGATGATAAACCACAAAATATCCTTTCCACCAGCTATTTAAACCCACTTACGAGATAGCAAGAATATCGTTCTACGATTACTTAGATCCGTTTACGAACATGCAAAATAGTTCGAATAATCACAATTTTTGGCTACAACACTATATACGTTTTTGAATTAGAAATTATAttgtttcgattttttttaatataaaatgaaCCAATAGAAATTTGTTCCGATCTGTTAAATTCACGTGGCCATTAATTCTGGACCCATGAAATTAAATAGTAAACCTAATGGGGTGAgtgtttttcttaaaatcacCAATCAATTTATATTGGCCACGTTTTTCTCCTTATCCAACAAACCAGCGCAAACCTAATTAGTATTCGTTAATAAATAtatgatcaaatatttttttcgtattctttattattattattataaacttGTAATCCCTGAAaagaaatattaatttattaatttaaaaaataaaaaaaaataaaaatacatgatgCCTGAACGGATTTTATCTTATCCTTTTATATCGATGGGCTATTTTTCCATCGGctgttcttttatttttaatgaaggGTCAGTTATACCATATGCCATCACTGTAAGCTGACTGATTGGTAACACTTTTAATACTTCATCCTCAAAGGCATGAAGCCACACAACAGTCAATGAAGATCGGAGTTGATGGGACACCGATTTCTCCACGCCTTCCTTCTGATCTCATTAGCAATCGTAGTTTCTTCCCTCCCCCTCGAATTCTCAATCATCGGAGCCAACCCTGATGAGGTTTTTGAAGAGCGAATCCCGGAGCTTTTCCAATCATGGAAGGAGAAGCACGGCAAGGTGTACGAGCACGCGGAAGAGGCGGCCAAAAGACTAAGGATCTTCCGGACTAATATCAAGTATGTGCTGGAGAAAAACATGGACAGAAGATTGCCGATGGGGCTCCTCGTGGGGTTGAACAAATTCGCAGATTTAAGCAATGAGGAGTTCAGGAAGATCTACACTAGGAAAATACAGAAGCCCTTTGAGAAAAGGAGGAGATATTCGTTGGAGGATGTTCTGCTAAAGATGAAGCTTTCGTCCTGCGACGCTCCTACTTCTCTGGATTGGAGGGAACACGGCGTTGTTACAGGCGTGAAGGATCAAGGTCAATGtggtaagtttttttttttttttttaatttcttacaGCGGTGATTTTTGTGTAAATGGTAGAATATATTTACATATACAAAAAGGAGTGGGGATCGATGATTGAGTTGCGATGACAGCTTTATCTTGAAAAGTTCGAATGAGTAGGAAATTTCAAAATGGGGGGCATTGTAaataataacatattataatgcaTCAACTTATCTTCTACTATAGCAAATATCATCTTCTTTTCCTcgataaaaatttatcaaaaatctTCCTAAAATAATTCTTTCTCCTGATATCTtcaactttctttttttttttttttttttttttttttaaaaaaaaaaaggaaagttacggaataaataataaattataagttTAAGTTGAAGACTTAATCGTTAAATTTATCGTTCAAATTTAATGAATATGCATCATTCTGTGTCTAATATTGTAAAAAAATTGGATAAAAACTATaacatttattaaataataacaacatatatgaaattaattaaattataaataaatttttagataGTTAAAAGCAGGTGCATAGATTAATGATGTCACACAAGTTTGCTGAAAGTTTTCTAAATGATGGAAGTTTTGGGGTTAAATTGAGTTGGGGCATTGGATACTCTTACATCTTAATAGACTTGATTTGCTTGTTTTGGCTTGTACACAAGTCCTATTCGACTTTTTTTACTTCTGAAATTACTGGCAGGAAAAATACGTATCTTTATCTGTTCCAAATAGTGGGGGAAACGAAATTCCTGAAATATTTCGGATCCTTTGTAAAATTCAAAGTTTTTGATATTGGTAATATGTACATTTTAACtggaaaaataattataaattagaaGTTTAGAGTTAattattgaaaatgtattttaaaatcttataacttttttttataagaacACGAATAAGGAAATGCAAATGAGAAATTATTGTTAATTGAAAAAAGAGTTGGCGATTAAGTATAACTGAGACGTATTAACACCACTACTTTGTAAATCTTGAACCCATGGGTTGAAATTTTTTACAGGAAGTTGCTGGGCCTTTTCTTCCACCGGAGCAGTGGAAGGGATAAATGCCCTGACCACGAGAGAACTGGTTAGCCTCTCGGAACAAGAACTCGTTGACTGTGATTCGACCAATTATGGTTGCGATGGAGGCTACATGGACTATGCTTTTGAATGGATCATTAACAATGGAGGAATCAGTGCGGAATCTAATTATCCATACGATGGAAAAGATGACAAATGCAACAGCACCAAGGTTTTATCATACATTTTACGTTGAACTTTGAGTTTTATTTGTTTTGAGAGGCGGAAATTGTGATTGATTTAACAGGAAGGAGACAAAGTTGTGAGCATTGATGGATACATAGacgttgaagaagaagaaagtgCCATGCTATGTGCAGTTGCGAAACAGCCAGTTAGCGTTGGGATTTATGGCTCCGCAATTGATTTCCAATTGTACACAGGGGTATGCTAAGCGTTATCTATCTGGCTTTTATCTACCGCAGTTTGAGATGATTCGGTTTTATTGCTTTGCAGGGGATTTACGATGGGGAATGCTCTGGGAATCCGGATGAAATAGATCATGCAGTGTTGGTAGTGGGATATGGTAGTGAAGGAGATGAGGAATACTGGATTGTGAAGAACTCTTGGGGGAAGGATTGGGGGATGGATGGATTTGCTTGGATTAGAAGGAATACTGGATCTAGATATGGTGTTTGTGCGATCAATGCCATGGCTTCTTATCCCACTAAGATACCACCTCTATTTCATTCATTGACACAGTCCTTGGTTCCTTTTCCATTCCCATTTTTTacaccaccacctcctcctcccACGCACTCTCCTCCATCGCCACCACAACTGTGGTCACCACCACCACCCTCACCACCTCCCCCATCGCCTCCACCACTGTCGCTATCACTACCTCCTCCGTCTCCACCGCCACCGTCGTCACCGCTGCCACCGTCGTCACCTCCCCCATCGCCTCCACCACCTCCACCTCATCATTCGCCACCACCTCCGTCGTCACCACCACCACCCTCATCACCTCCGCCATTGCCTCCACCACCGCCACCGCCATCACCACCTCCTCCCTCACCTCCACCTCCACAAACGTCGTCACCCCCATCGCCTCCACCACCTCCGCCATCGCCTCCACCACCGCCATCACCACCTCCTCCCTCCCCTCCACCACCACCGTCGTCACCACCACCACCCTCACCACCTCCGCCAtcgcctccaccaccaccaccaccgccatCACCACCTCCTCCCTCACCTCCACCCCCACCACCCTCACCACCTCCGCCATCGCCTCCACCACCGCCATCAGCACCTCCTCCCTcccctccaccaccaccaccgtcGTCACCGCCACCACCCTCACCACCTCCCCCATCgccgccaccaccaccaccatcaCCACATCATCCATCGCCACCATCGCCGTCGTCACCGCCACCACCCTCACCACCTCCGCCATCgcctccgccgccgccgccgccgccgccatcACCACCTCCTCCCTcccctccaccaccaccaccaccgtcGTCACTGCCACCACCCTCACCTCCTCCTCCATCGCCTCCACCGCCACCGCCACCATCTCCACCACCACCCTCACccccaccacctccaccacctcctccaccaTCGCCTCCACCACCATCACCACCTCCACCATCGTCACCGCCACCACCCTCACCTCCTCCCCCATCGCCTCCACCGCCATCTCCACCACCTCCCTCACCTCCTCCACCATCGCCTCCACCACCatcaccacctccaccaccctCACCTCCTCCCCCATCGCCTccaccgccgccgccgccatCTCCACCACCTCCCTCACCcccaccacctcctccaccaccatCACCACCTCCACCATCGCCTCCAGTGCCACCTCCAATTCCACCACGACCACCACAACCCCCACCACCACCATCCCCTACTTTATGTGGAGACTTTTCCTTCTGTCCACCACGTACCACATGCTGTTGCCGCTTTCATACATGGGGCATTTGTCTCATTTATGATTGTTGTCCACTAAATAGTGCGGTTTGCTGTAATGGCTCTGAATATTGTTGTCCAATTGAATTCCCCATTTGTGATGTGTACGAAGGTCTTTGTCTCAAGGTATGCAATACCATGTTAacagtttcaaaaataaatctaTTGAATATCATGCATGTGATTATAGGTATTTCCATGCACAGTCCATAATCatttatattcttattttttgtTTAGAAACGTGGAGATTACTTGGGATTGAGAGCAGGGAAAAGGAAACCGTCAAGACATAAATTTCCATGGAgtaaaattgaagaaaatgaaaaggaGCGTCAACCTCTTCGATGGAGAAGGAATCCGTTCGCTGAAATGCGGTAAAAACTTGGGGAGCATTGGTCATCTTGCTTTGCAATTTTACGTTCAAACTTTCCGATTTTTATTCGAGCTTCACTGGTAACAAGATTTGTGTTGGTTTTGCCACTCAacgtttttgaaaaataaatttgataagATATATAATGGTTAAAATTCATGATGTTGACAGGAAATATAGTAACTACTGTCAAATTTGTTATGAAGTCGACATCaataaaataactatttttataACTAAATAAATGAATATTGAATAGGGAGGAGGATGTGAACATTTTAGAGAGTACAAATTCAAAAcacagacacacacacaaaatttatttttcttactATATATTAACAAAATAGATAAATTGATATAGAATTAACTAAAACAATTTTCTTTATCAATACTCAGCTTTGCTTAAACGCCGCCCTGAAGTTGACAGCAAATTAATTTCAaggtatgttttaattttaatgaatGGAAGCATCGCATTggaataatataattatgattCAAATTCATGTCGAACCCAAGCCAACTCCCATTTACCGGCACTGTTATTCATATACACGTGTTTTAAGATATTATTTAATGTTTAATAAATTAGTGAAAATGTCCCTTATCATGACACTATCTCAAAGGTCTATATCCAAGAAACGCATCGACTCGACGTATATttaccataaaaaataatatttttagaaagTTAGATAGGAttagagatccgtctcacaatagttttttttggtaaaatagtACATCATATATTTAATTCTCAATGATTCTTTATTATCTTTGGATGAAAAAGACAAATGTATGTAGGATCCTAAtgaaattttaatcattatCTTATTAAATTAGGATAGTCTTTGTTTGCGTAATACATGGCCCGAATTTATTTGGACCACATACGAAGAATGCCCACGGTTAAAAGACAATTTTAACagttcaatatttaataaatacagCACATAACAAGCCGAAATTCGTTGTCTATTCCTCACCAATAGCAACACGTTAACGAAATAAGGATCGGTTGCGTGACTTACAAGATGCTCGTCAAACATTGCAGCTAGCTTCTGACCGTAACATCGGATTGCTCCGCCTGTGGATACTCTACGTTTGGATGTTGGCAGCTTATAATGAGAGCACTAATCGCTGTGCAATTGGAGGTGTAATCCGAAATCACGAGGGTCAATCGATATTtgtttttggggaaaaaaaaatgagaaacccTTATCTGTCTTGTATGCAGAGCTTTTTGCTATCGAAGGTTTGTAAGAGCATCAAATAAATGTTtacttatttatcaaaataccataatcaaaatcacCATGAGATTAGCTTTGagattttgattaaattaagcATAAACTTATAACACAAAATCTAGGGTTaagaacccaaaaaaaaaaaagtgattatcgaaaatcaattttgttagatgtttcaaatactcttttaaaaacatatgATAATAAATTAATCGGGCATATCCattataaaatttcatgaaaatcgTCCCCTTTTATGATAATAGGCTTGCCATCCTATTTTGATGAGAAGATTTAGAACAATGTCTTTAACTACTTTAGTTAATTCCAACATGAAACAATAACggtaaaaatatgagaaaaaataAATCTTATAAAGATAGTTTTTCGTTTTCCCCCTTTAAATCTaacattattttattccgcaaggcATATTATGTTAAAACAAAAACAGTGACGGACCCCGACCATACATTGTCCCAtgcaataaattaattaattcctGATTGATTAGTCAAGGCAGCTCTGGTATACGTATTAGATATCTCACATGGAGGAAGCACCAAACATGCTTACTTTACGCCCCCATTTGTTACTTTTTTCCAAAGGATTACTGGGCCAAACtgacaataaataaataatctatatcattaaaatgtataatattaatatttgaaaaaccTAATCTCTAGAAAAAAAGACCTCTTATTAGGGGTCAAAAAAGCAGAACATGGGCGTGTTTTGTTAATTTCTTACCATCAATCACGGGGAACTTTTAGCCCAAATTGTACGTCAGTTGTCACATTGCACCAAAATTACATTCATcgtattttcaatatttttgttCGTACATATTTAAAACAGACAGAATCATAATACttgtagatatatatatatatttaaggaTGCGCATAGgttgattttttcttaaaaaaacagAGTGAATTTGGGCTCATCAAATTTACTATAAAAAAGCTTGAGCTCACGAACATGTTCGATGGATGAATTAATATTAGGAGTTTGACACAAGAGGCAAGCTCATCATTAATGTATAGTGTGGTAACCTAGCTTAAGCAACTAATGTTGTGCTCAAATTTGAGAGAGAAAAATTAGTCAACTCAAAGCTCAATTTAGCGTTTCAGGTCACTAAGTTCTATACAATTaagagaaaattatattttctattttatcaaattttagttttagttcattattttttttcttctagaTTTAGTCATTTCTTTGACATGTCAACAATGTATCGTTGATGTTTTGCCTAAGTGATGCTGACACACGTGTTCAGAcgaaaaagactaaaattatcaaaaaaaga
Proteins encoded in this window:
- the LOC140987280 gene encoding cysteine protease XCP1-like, which encodes MGHRFLHAFLLISLAIVVSSLPLEFSIIGANPDEVFEERIPELFQSWKEKHGKVYEHAEEAAKRLRIFRTNIKYVLEKNMDRRLPMGLLVGLNKFADLSNEEFRKIYTRKIQKPFEKRRRYSLEDVLLKMKLSSCDAPTSLDWREHGVVTGVKDQGQCGSCWAFSSTGAVEGINALTTRELVSLSEQELVDCDSTNYGCDGGYMDYAFEWIINNGGISAESNYPYDGKDDKCNSTKEGDKVVSIDGYIDVEEEESAMLCAVAKQPVSVGIYGSAIDFQLYTGGIYDGECSGNPDEIDHAVLVVGYGSEGDEEYWIVKNSWGKDWGMDGFAWIRRNTGSRYGVCAINAMASYPTKPSPPPPPSPPPPSPPPPPPPSPPPPSPPPPPPPPSPPPPSPPVPPPIPPRPPQPPPPPSPTLCGDFSFCPPRTTCCCRFHTWGICLIYDCCPLNSAVCCNGSEYCCPIEFPICDVYEGLCLKKRGDYLGLRAGKRKPSRHKFPWSKIEENEKERQPLRWRRNPFAEMR